The following proteins are co-located in the Acidobacteriota bacterium genome:
- a CDS encoding acyl carrier protein: MTHEEFLEKFQDVLQTEEPLGMDTVLEDLVEWDSLARMATVAFLDSDFGVGATFEDFAGMRTVADVARKAGVAS; encoded by the coding sequence ATGACGCACGAGGAGTTTCTGGAAAAATTTCAGGATGTCCTGCAGACGGAGGAGCCGCTCGGGATGGACACGGTGCTCGAGGACCTCGTCGAGTGGGACTCGCTCGCCCGGATGGCCACGGTCGCGTTTCTGGACTCCGATTTCGGCGTCGGCGCGACCTTCGAGGACTTCGCCGGGATGCGGACGGTGGCCGATGTCGCCCGCAAGGCCGGGGTGGCGTCGTGA
- a CDS encoding SDR family oxidoreductase has translation MTPPDGERLFLVTGASSGIGRGIALRLSATGARVVAVGRDAGRLGELVRECGCPERMHPEIRDLAADIELLPQYVKGLKEKYGKFHGMVSCAGISEIRPLQVLRYEDCKRIFDINYFAPLMLAKGLLDRRHNAGRGASLVFIASIEAHLADKGMASYAGSKAALVASVRSISREVAASGIRVNAISPGDVLTPMTAKVEGMRNDRSHLYPLGFGTVDDVAALALFLLSDEAKWITGQNYILDGGHP, from the coding sequence GTGACGCCGCCCGACGGCGAGCGGCTCTTCCTTGTCACCGGCGCGAGTTCCGGCATCGGGAGGGGGATCGCCCTGCGCCTCTCGGCGACGGGCGCCCGCGTCGTCGCGGTCGGCCGGGACGCCGGCCGGCTCGGGGAACTGGTGCGGGAATGCGGGTGCCCGGAGCGGATGCACCCCGAAATCAGGGACCTGGCCGCGGATATCGAACTGCTGCCGCAATATGTGAAGGGGCTGAAGGAAAAGTACGGCAAATTCCACGGGATGGTCTCGTGCGCCGGGATCTCCGAGATCCGCCCGCTGCAGGTCCTGCGATACGAGGACTGCAAAAGGATATTTGATATCAACTATTTCGCCCCCCTGATGCTGGCCAAGGGCCTCCTCGACCGGCGCCACAACGCCGGCCGGGGCGCCTCGCTGGTCTTCATCGCCTCCATCGAGGCCCACCTGGCCGACAAGGGGATGGCGTCCTACGCGGGGTCCAAGGCCGCGCTCGTCGCGTCGGTGCGCTCGATCTCCCGGGAGGTGGCCGCCTCGGGCATACGGGTCAACGCGATCAGCCCGGGCGACGTCCTGACGCCGATGACGGCGAAGGTGGAGGGGATGCGCAACGACCGGTCGCACCTGTACCCGCTGGGGTTCGGGACGGTGGACGACGTGGCCGCCCTGGCCCTCTTCCTCCTTTCGGACGAGGCGAAGTGGATCACGGGGCAGAACTACATCCTCGACGGGGGGCATCCCTGA
- a CDS encoding polysaccharide biosynthesis protein has translation MRKLILATPLKRFAFFFAADIAIIGLALGLALLTHFNGSPEAPYGPHFLRMIGWVLAVKILALLAFKVYRITWRFVGISDLVNIFWAVLFSELVLVVLSLPSGVLPELALTGISKRIFFIDGIISFGLIGALRISKRVYLEVIRKKGAAAKSPNTLIVGAGNTGEMLLRDLMRNNYSRFLPVGFLDDNRTLTGNYIHGIKVLGTIDRLPEMVDRYKVQAVIIAIPRLNHKTLRRLYEMATRAEVSNIKIVPRIYDFSRPDINMRTLESISIEDLVGRQTVSVDYRGIRAFLRGRTIMVTGAGGSIGSEIVVQACAFDPDRILLFDIDETELHNLGLKLRRLFPHLMDRVVYITGDVRDEVRLREVFEQFRPQIVFHAAAYKHVPMMECNPKEAVKVNVFGTYNLAATARAHGVEKFVLISSDKAVRPTSVMGATKRMAEHICSALNEKAQAKIALIPGGGTRPYPAPAPSTRFISVRFGNVLGSRGSVLPLFLEQLKYGGPLTVTHPEMKRYFMTIPEAVSLVLQASILGNGGEVFVLDMGKPVKILDIAEELIRIHGMEPYKDIDIQITERRPGEKLFEEILTAEEGTDASRHEKIFIARNGTHYAPELLKRILAEFAGEIADASPASNERMRLVLKKYVKYYQEADESPKGCEPGRMVTGEAGVRLRP, from the coding sequence ATGCGAAAATTGATCCTTGCCACGCCGCTCAAGCGGTTCGCTTTCTTTTTCGCGGCGGACATCGCCATCATAGGCCTCGCCCTGGGGCTGGCGCTCCTGACCCACTTCAACGGCAGCCCGGAGGCGCCTTACGGGCCGCATTTCCTGCGGATGATCGGGTGGGTCCTCGCCGTCAAGATCCTGGCCCTCCTCGCCTTCAAGGTATACCGGATCACCTGGCGCTTCGTCGGCATATCCGACCTGGTCAACATCTTCTGGGCCGTTCTCTTTTCCGAGCTCGTGCTCGTCGTGCTGAGCCTCCCCAGCGGCGTGCTCCCGGAGCTCGCGCTCACGGGGATCTCCAAGCGCATCTTCTTCATCGACGGGATCATCAGCTTCGGCCTCATCGGCGCGCTGCGGATATCCAAGCGCGTATACCTCGAGGTGATCCGCAAGAAGGGGGCGGCCGCGAAGAGCCCGAACACCCTCATCGTCGGTGCGGGCAACACGGGGGAGATGCTGCTGCGGGACCTGATGCGCAACAATTACAGCCGTTTCCTGCCCGTCGGGTTCCTCGACGACAACCGGACCCTGACGGGGAACTACATCCACGGCATCAAGGTGCTGGGGACCATCGACCGGCTTCCCGAGATGGTGGACCGCTACAAGGTCCAGGCCGTCATCATCGCGATCCCGCGGCTGAATCACAAGACGCTGCGGCGGCTGTACGAAATGGCGACGCGGGCCGAGGTCAGCAACATCAAGATCGTCCCGCGGATCTATGATTTCAGCCGGCCGGACATCAACATGCGGACCCTGGAAAGCATCAGCATCGAGGACCTGGTGGGAAGGCAGACCGTCTCCGTGGATTACCGGGGGATCCGGGCCTTCCTCCGGGGCAGGACCATCATGGTGACCGGGGCGGGCGGTTCGATCGGGTCGGAGATCGTGGTGCAGGCCTGCGCCTTCGATCCGGACCGCATCCTCCTGTTCGACATCGACGAGACCGAACTGCACAACCTGGGACTCAAGCTGCGGCGGCTCTTCCCGCACCTGATGGACCGCGTGGTCTACATCACCGGGGATGTCCGCGACGAAGTCCGGCTGCGCGAAGTCTTCGAGCAGTTCCGGCCCCAGATCGTGTTCCACGCCGCCGCCTACAAACACGTCCCCATGATGGAGTGCAACCCGAAGGAGGCGGTCAAGGTGAACGTGTTCGGCACCTACAACCTGGCCGCGACGGCGAGGGCGCACGGTGTCGAGAAGTTCGTGCTGATCTCGTCGGACAAGGCGGTACGCCCGACGAGCGTGATGGGCGCCACGAAGAGGATGGCGGAGCACATCTGCAGCGCCCTGAACGAAAAGGCGCAGGCAAAGATCGCCCTCATCCCCGGCGGCGGGACCCGGCCCTACCCCGCCCCCGCGCCCTCGACGCGCTTCATCTCCGTAAGGTTCGGCAACGTCCTCGGCAGCCGCGGCAGCGTCCTCCCCCTCTTTCTCGAACAGCTGAAGTACGGCGGGCCCCTCACGGTCACCCACCCGGAGATGAAGCGCTACTTCATGACCATCCCCGAGGCCGTCTCCCTCGTGCTCCAGGCGTCCATCCTGGGCAACGGCGGGGAGGTCTTCGTACTCGACATGGGAAAACCGGTGAAGATCCTGGACATCGCCGAAGAGCTGATCCGCATTCACGGCATGGAACCCTATAAGGACATTGATATCCAGATCACCGAGCGGAGACCGGGGGAGAAGCTGTTCGAGGAGATCCTGACGGCCGAGGAGGGGACCGATGCCAGCCGCCATGAAAAGATCTTCATCGCCCGCAACGGGACCCACTACGCGCCCGAACTGCTCAAGCGGATCCTGGCCGAATTCGCCGGCGAGATCGCCGACGCTTCTCCCGCCAGCAACGAGCGGATGCGGCTCGTGTTGAAGAAGTACGTGAAGTACTACCAGGAAGCGGACGAATCCCCGAAAGGATGCGAGCCGGGCCGCATGGTAACGGGGGAAGCGGGCGTCCGGCTCCGTCCCTGA
- the acnA gene encoding aconitate hydratase AcnA has product MKHDRFHSLQALDIQGKRRGEYYSLPRLEREGVGRVSSLPMSIRILLESLLRHSDGVRIREEDVVRLANWKPAAERTEEIPFMVGRILLQDFTGVPLLVDLAAMRSAAARMGRPAGLVEPMVPVDLIIDHSVQVDYFGRPDALALNMDMELERNRARYQFLKWGTRGFRGFRVIPPGIGICHQVNLEYLGTVVAEREGVFYPDTLVGTDSHTPMINGLGILGWGVGGIEAEAGMLGQPIHLLAPDVVGVRLSGRLGEGVTATDLVLTVTELLRRTNVVGKFVEFFGPGVDGLPVPDRATLGNMAPEYGATVGLFPVDEQTCAYLRDTGRPAELVDAVRGYYSAQGMFGSAAFEEVRYSSVVELALGEIEPCVAGPKRPQDRILLGRLRDTVRRLLVAPRKDGGYALSPDAAGRIHAVSLSPEGKGEIDVPLRHGSVVIAAITSCTNTSNPGVMIAAGLLAKKAVERGLRPPDYVKTSLAPGSRVVSHYLEKTGLQPYLDRLGFQVVGYGCSTCIGNSGPLEPAIEAAISENDLVLASVLSGNRNFEARIHQSVRANFLMSPPLVVAFALAGRVDIDMAREPLGKGSDGREVYLADLWPTLEEVRALMKVAFDAETYLRMYSGFTEQNLLWNAIPAGEGELYEWDAGSTYIREPPFFEGFRMEPGAVSGIRGARPLAILGHSITTDHISPAGAIPPDSPAGLYLRELGVAPEDFNTYGARRGNHEVMMRGTFANVRIRNLMTPELEGGYTALQPGGERVTIFEAAGRYRASGTPLVVIAGREYGSGSSRDWAAKGTRLLGVRAVVAESYERIHRSNLVGMGVLPCQFPEGTGVADLGLCGTEVFDIEGIGEALEPRQEAVLVIARSDGRVDRVPLRVRLDSPIEVEYYRCGGILPFVLRSLASR; this is encoded by the coding sequence ATGAAGCACGACAGGTTCCATTCGTTGCAGGCGCTGGACATCCAGGGGAAACGTCGCGGGGAGTACTATTCCCTGCCGCGGCTCGAGAGGGAGGGGGTGGGGCGCGTTTCCAGCCTGCCGATGAGCATCCGCATCCTGCTCGAGTCGCTGCTGCGCCACTCGGACGGGGTGAGGATCCGGGAGGAGGACGTGGTCCGGCTCGCCAACTGGAAACCGGCCGCGGAGCGCACCGAGGAGATCCCCTTCATGGTCGGCCGCATCCTCCTGCAGGATTTCACCGGGGTCCCGCTCCTGGTCGACCTGGCGGCCATGCGCTCGGCGGCCGCCCGGATGGGGCGGCCGGCCGGCCTGGTCGAACCGATGGTGCCGGTCGATTTGATCATCGATCATTCGGTGCAGGTCGACTACTTCGGCCGGCCCGACGCGCTCGCGCTCAACATGGACATGGAACTCGAGCGCAACCGCGCGCGCTACCAGTTTTTGAAATGGGGGACCCGGGGGTTCCGCGGGTTCCGGGTGATCCCCCCCGGCATCGGTATCTGCCACCAGGTGAACCTCGAATACCTGGGGACGGTGGTGGCCGAGAGGGAAGGGGTTTTCTATCCCGACACCCTGGTGGGGACCGATTCGCACACGCCGATGATCAACGGCCTCGGCATCCTGGGGTGGGGCGTAGGCGGCATCGAGGCCGAGGCAGGGATGCTGGGGCAGCCGATCCACCTCCTGGCGCCCGACGTGGTGGGCGTGCGGCTCTCCGGCCGGCTGGGCGAAGGGGTGACCGCGACCGACCTGGTGCTGACGGTGACCGAACTGCTGCGCCGGACCAACGTGGTGGGGAAGTTCGTCGAGTTCTTCGGGCCCGGCGTGGACGGGCTCCCGGTCCCCGACCGGGCCACCCTCGGCAACATGGCCCCGGAATACGGGGCTACGGTGGGCCTTTTTCCGGTCGACGAACAGACCTGCGCCTACCTCCGGGATACCGGGCGGCCGGCCGAACTGGTGGACGCCGTCCGGGGCTATTACTCGGCGCAGGGGATGTTCGGCTCCGCCGCCTTCGAGGAGGTGCGCTACAGCTCGGTGGTGGAACTGGCGCTCGGGGAGATCGAGCCGTGCGTCGCCGGGCCGAAGCGGCCCCAGGACCGGATCCTCCTCGGGCGGTTGCGGGACACGGTCCGGCGGCTGCTGGTCGCGCCCCGGAAGGATGGGGGATACGCGCTGTCGCCCGACGCGGCCGGCCGGATCCATGCCGTGAGCCTTTCCCCGGAAGGGAAAGGGGAGATCGACGTCCCCCTGCGCCACGGCTCGGTCGTCATAGCGGCGATCACGTCGTGCACCAACACCTCCAACCCCGGCGTCATGATCGCGGCCGGCCTTTTGGCCAAAAAAGCGGTGGAGCGGGGACTCCGCCCCCCGGATTACGTCAAGACCTCCCTCGCCCCGGGGTCCCGCGTCGTCAGCCATTACCTGGAGAAGACGGGGCTGCAGCCCTACCTGGACCGGCTCGGCTTCCAGGTCGTGGGGTACGGCTGCTCCACCTGCATCGGCAATTCCGGGCCGCTCGAGCCGGCGATCGAGGCGGCCATTTCCGAAAACGACCTGGTCCTGGCCAGCGTGCTCTCCGGAAACCGCAACTTCGAGGCCCGGATCCACCAGTCGGTCCGCGCCAATTTCCTGATGAGCCCGCCGCTGGTGGTCGCTTTCGCCCTGGCGGGGCGCGTCGACATCGATATGGCGCGCGAACCGCTCGGGAAGGGGAGCGACGGGCGGGAGGTGTACCTGGCCGATCTCTGGCCGACGCTCGAGGAGGTGCGCGCCCTTATGAAGGTGGCCTTCGACGCGGAAACCTACCTGCGGATGTATTCCGGGTTCACCGAGCAGAACCTGTTGTGGAACGCGATCCCGGCCGGCGAGGGGGAACTGTACGAATGGGACGCCGGATCGACCTATATCAGGGAGCCCCCTTTCTTCGAGGGCTTCCGGATGGAGCCCGGCGCCGTTTCCGGGATCAGGGGCGCGCGCCCGCTGGCCATCCTGGGGCATTCGATCACCACCGACCATATCAGCCCGGCGGGGGCCATCCCGCCCGATTCCCCCGCCGGCCTCTACCTGCGGGAGCTTGGGGTGGCGCCGGAGGATTTCAACACCTACGGGGCCCGGCGGGGCAATCACGAGGTGATGATGCGCGGGACCTTCGCCAACGTCCGCATCCGCAACCTGATGACGCCGGAACTGGAGGGGGGCTACACCGCTCTGCAGCCCGGCGGGGAACGGGTGACGATCTTCGAGGCCGCCGGCCGGTACCGGGCTTCGGGCACGCCCCTCGTGGTGATCGCGGGGAGGGAGTACGGGTCGGGCAGTTCGCGCGACTGGGCGGCCAAGGGGACCCGGCTGCTCGGGGTCCGGGCGGTGGTGGCCGAAAGCTACGAGCGGATCCACCGGAGCAACCTGGTGGGGATGGGCGTCCTCCCCTGCCAGTTCCCCGAAGGGACCGGCGTTGCGGACCTGGGCCTTTGCGGAACGGAGGTCTTCGACATCGAGGGGATCGGGGAGGCGCTCGAGCCGCGGCAGGAGGCGGTCCTTGTCATCGCGCGCTCCGACGGCCGGGTCGACCGGGTTCCCCTCCGGGTGCGGCTCGACTCGCCGATCGAAGTCGAGTATTACCGCTGCGGGGGGATTCTGCCCTTCGTGCTCCGGAGCCTGGCGTCCCGCTGA
- a CDS encoding phosphotransferase — MVTEAEMTEAGIKARAREVLDIPAATEVEWIPFAGRGSDRAYFRLRWGSGDSAILVRYGQDRKENGYHAAIGWFLEEIGIPVPRILHHDPARGLILQEDLGDEDLYTLRNEPWEVRGPLYRKTLEVVAVLHSWPEEEFLRDPVPLMEGFSPDLYRWERDYFREHFVLGLCGVALPPAEEDALERELAALALRLTRHRRCLVHRDLQSQNVMIREGGPVLIDYQGMRFGSRFYDLGSLLCDPYVSFTRPERQELIDFCRGPGEGPEEFRKAFWEASAQRLMQALGAYGFLARERGLGRYLAHVPPGLANLRLAADRARSLPLLERLCGRCAAALGEKGEAPEGVPPGGEGS, encoded by the coding sequence ATGGTGACGGAAGCGGAGATGACGGAAGCCGGGATCAAGGCGCGCGCCCGGGAGGTCCTGGATATCCCCGCCGCAACGGAGGTCGAATGGATCCCTTTCGCGGGGAGGGGGTCCGACCGGGCCTACTTCCGCCTCCGCTGGGGGAGCGGGGACTCGGCGATCCTGGTCCGGTACGGGCAGGACAGGAAGGAGAACGGCTACCATGCCGCTATCGGCTGGTTCCTGGAGGAGATCGGGATACCGGTCCCCCGCATCCTCCACCACGACCCCGCCCGGGGCCTGATCCTCCAGGAAGACCTGGGGGACGAAGATCTCTACACGCTCCGGAACGAGCCGTGGGAGGTCCGCGGCCCCCTCTACCGGAAGACACTCGAGGTCGTCGCGGTGCTGCACTCCTGGCCCGAGGAGGAGTTCCTGCGCGACCCCGTCCCCCTGATGGAGGGCTTCTCCCCCGACCTGTATCGCTGGGAGCGGGATTATTTCCGGGAGCACTTCGTCCTCGGGCTCTGCGGCGTCGCCCTCCCCCCCGCGGAAGAGGACGCGCTGGAGCGCGAACTGGCGGCGCTGGCGCTCCGGCTGACGCGGCACCGGAGGTGCCTGGTCCACCGCGACCTGCAGTCGCAGAACGTCATGATCCGGGAGGGGGGCCCGGTGCTGATCGATTACCAGGGGATGCGGTTCGGGAGCCGTTTCTACGACCTGGGTTCGCTCCTTTGCGACCCCTACGTCTCCTTCACGCGCCCGGAGCGGCAGGAGCTGATCGATTTCTGCCGGGGGCCGGGGGAGGGCCCGGAGGAGTTCCGGAAAGCTTTCTGGGAGGCTTCGGCCCAGCGGTTGATGCAGGCGCTCGGGGCCTACGGGTTCCTGGCCCGGGAGCGGGGACTGGGGCGCTATCTCGCGCATGTCCCCCCGGGGCTCGCGAACCTGCGCCTGGCGGCGGACCGGGCCCGCTCCCTCCCCCTTCTCGAGCGGCTCTGCGGCCGGTGCGCCGCCGCGCTCGGGGAAAAAGGGGAGGCGCCGGAGGGTGTCCCGCCCGGGGGGGAGGGATCATGA
- a CDS encoding VWA domain-containing protein: MAHRPRHRAKRVPPLTAAVCGLLLLPPAGNLRAQPRADGPARADAAGIHSPHTIRVSSSLVSVPVSVTDPDGRIIRDLSPGDFRIFESGRPVEISRVAESRQSPLHLALLFDLSGSVHSRFEFERRAAARFLEKVWTPGDTITLVTFSDRPRIHLEREPGLEAALGELARLEPTKTGTAFFDSVVRAARLLSRGSTPETRQAQIVISDGADNQSDHGLAAAAEALQRSDTLFYAINPSGASVRLNAINRKGQEDLSLLASATGGTAFVSDPSDDLDSVLGRIAAELRAQYLLSYYSPSARNDGVFRAIRVSIPARPELSVRARLGYYASR; encoded by the coding sequence ATGGCCCACAGACCGCGGCACAGAGCGAAACGCGTCCCCCCGCTTACGGCCGCGGTCTGTGGGCTGCTCCTGCTGCCCCCCGCCGGCAACCTGCGCGCGCAGCCCCGTGCGGACGGGCCGGCGCGCGCCGACGCGGCCGGGATCCATTCCCCGCACACGATCCGGGTCAGTTCGAGCCTGGTCTCCGTCCCCGTGTCGGTCACCGACCCGGACGGCCGCATCATCCGGGACCTCTCCCCGGGGGATTTCCGGATTTTCGAAAGCGGGCGGCCGGTGGAAATCAGCCGCGTAGCCGAATCCCGGCAGTCGCCGCTGCACCTCGCCCTCCTCTTCGACCTGTCCGGCAGCGTCCATTCCCGCTTCGAGTTCGAGCGGCGGGCCGCCGCGCGCTTCCTCGAAAAAGTGTGGACGCCGGGGGACACCATCACCCTCGTCACCTTCAGCGACCGTCCGCGCATCCACCTCGAGCGGGAACCCGGCCTCGAGGCGGCGCTGGGAGAACTCGCGCGGCTCGAGCCCACCAAGACCGGGACCGCGTTCTTCGATTCGGTCGTGCGCGCCGCGCGGTTGCTGAGCAGGGGCTCGACACCGGAAACGCGCCAGGCGCAGATCGTGATCTCCGACGGGGCGGACAACCAGAGCGATCACGGGCTGGCGGCGGCCGCGGAGGCGCTCCAGCGCTCCGACACCCTCTTTTACGCCATCAACCCCAGCGGCGCCTCGGTCCGGCTGAACGCCATCAACCGCAAGGGGCAGGAGGACCTGTCGCTGCTGGCCTCGGCCACCGGCGGGACCGCCTTCGTTTCCGATCCGTCGGACGACCTCGACTCGGTGCTCGGCCGGATCGCGGCGGAGCTCCGGGCCCAGTACCTGCTGAGCTACTACTCCCCCAGTGCGCGCAACGACGGGGTCTTCCGGGCCATCCGCGTTTCCATCCCGGCGCGGCCCGAGCTGAGTGTGCGCGCCCGGCTGGGCTACTACGCCTCCCGCTGA
- a CDS encoding OmpA family protein codes for MKAMIQGKGAALLVMVFALALTAAGYAAQEADITEVSTGQKMEIDGVILDHQGDTLTVRSLSGQAYRVEVQPDTRLKEKKSNIFRGAKTYSASDLVPGLRVEVKGTGGSSGAVTAWEIRFRDDDLIVAQAMDVRVDPVEEDLRQTRTRLGETEQNAERLSGQVQELSAISNSARGGAKAAQETADSALTAAAGAQSAADRARAGVSAANERITLLDDYEVKEMVTVNFRAGSAALTPENKADLDAFAQMTGAERGFVVEVAGFASADGDVELNRRLSRRRADAVTQYLVENHQIPLRRFVTPMGYGETQPVADNTTVAGRRENRRVEVRLLVSKGMSAPGTATSASAE; via the coding sequence ATGAAAGCGATGATACAGGGGAAGGGAGCGGCCCTTCTGGTTATGGTTTTCGCCCTTGCGCTCACGGCCGCGGGCTACGCCGCGCAGGAGGCCGACATTACCGAGGTCTCCACCGGCCAGAAGATGGAAATCGACGGGGTCATTCTGGACCACCAGGGGGATACCCTGACGGTGCGCTCGCTCTCGGGCCAGGCCTACCGGGTGGAGGTGCAGCCGGACACCCGGCTGAAGGAAAAGAAGAGCAACATCTTCCGCGGCGCCAAGACCTACTCCGCATCGGACCTGGTCCCGGGCCTGCGGGTGGAGGTGAAGGGAACGGGCGGGAGTTCGGGCGCCGTCACCGCGTGGGAGATCCGCTTCAGGGATGACGACCTCATCGTCGCCCAGGCGATGGACGTCCGGGTCGATCCCGTGGAGGAGGACCTCCGCCAGACCCGGACGCGGCTGGGGGAAACCGAGCAGAACGCCGAACGGCTCTCGGGCCAGGTCCAGGAGCTCTCCGCCATCTCCAACTCCGCCCGCGGCGGGGCCAAGGCGGCCCAGGAGACCGCCGACTCGGCGCTCACGGCCGCAGCCGGCGCCCAGTCCGCGGCCGACCGCGCCCGGGCCGGCGTCAGCGCCGCCAACGAGCGGATCACCCTGCTCGACGATTATGAAGTGAAGGAAATGGTGACGGTCAATTTCCGGGCGGGGAGCGCGGCGCTCACCCCCGAGAACAAGGCCGACCTGGACGCCTTCGCCCAAATGACCGGGGCGGAACGCGGCTTCGTGGTCGAGGTGGCCGGCTTCGCCTCCGCCGACGGCGACGTCGAACTGAACCGCCGGCTGAGCCGGAGGCGGGCCGACGCGGTCACCCAGTACCTGGTCGAAAACCACCAGATCCCGCTCCGGCGCTTCGTCACGCCGATGGGCTATGGCGAAACCCAGCCCGTGGCGGACAACACGACCGTGGCCGGCCGCAGGGAAAACCGCCGCGTCGAGGTCCGCCTCCTCGTCAGCAAGGGGATGTCGGCCCCCGGGACGGCGACCTCGGCTTCGGCCGAATAG